In Mucilaginibacter celer, one DNA window encodes the following:
- a CDS encoding alpha-L-rhamnosidase C-terminal domain-containing protein has protein sequence MKTVLKGFIFIAFLFFINTSFAQTINPALLRGPWKASWIAAADESPRDYGVYYFRKSIELATKPATFVVHVSADNRYKLYVNQKLVSLGPARSDTYYWNYETVDLAPYLSAGKNTIAAEVWNDGDYRPEAQISLQTGFIMQGDTPTEEVINTNKTWKGIRDKAFKPITGIGWHPYYVAGPGERLDLNASVKGWDKPDFDDSAWKNAVRIDAGNPKGTVNAFGWMLVPTPIPSMEMKLQRIEKLRKADGVTVPASFPATQTAVTIPANTTATLILDQAYLTNAFVTLNFSKGKNAGIGISYTESLFKTLTGPEGHVKGNRNDVDGKIFAGRRDSIIADGASGNSFTTLTWRTFRYIELKITTQNEPLIIDDIYGTFTGYPFRMNAKLETGNPEIQQMLDIGWRTARLCAAETYMDCPYYEQLQYVGDTRIQALVSFYNSGDDRLVRNAINLMDRSRLAEGVTLSRHPSFSPQVISTFSLWYIGMLHDYWMYRPDSLFIKDKLAGTRDVLNFFSKYQQADGSLKNTPYWTFVDWVNDKGWDFGQAPKSAKGTSAILDLQLMWAYQQAAQMEAKMGMPVFAALYKAKAAQLKATIQRKYWDAGKKLYADTEDKQLFSQHTNSIALLTGMLNSTGEHDLALKLLNDTSITKCTIYFKYYLHQALVKGGLGDDYLNWLSIWRDNIEMGLTTWAEISDLDHNRSDCHAWGASPNIEFYRTVLGVDTYAPGFSKIKIEPHLGTIKNISGEVPHPNGKVVAKYALVNGKWNVNVDLPKNTTGIFVWKGKTFQLKTGSNNLVI, from the coding sequence ATGAAAACAGTTTTAAAAGGATTCATCTTTATCGCGTTCTTGTTTTTTATTAACACCAGCTTCGCGCAAACTATCAACCCCGCGTTACTCCGCGGGCCATGGAAAGCATCATGGATCGCCGCTGCCGATGAATCTCCACGGGATTACGGGGTTTACTATTTCAGGAAAAGCATTGAACTTGCTACAAAGCCTGCCACATTTGTGGTGCATGTATCTGCTGATAACCGTTATAAACTTTATGTAAATCAAAAACTGGTTTCCTTAGGCCCCGCCCGCAGCGATACTTATTACTGGAACTACGAAACGGTTGATCTGGCACCTTATCTATCCGCAGGAAAAAACACCATTGCCGCCGAGGTTTGGAACGATGGTGATTATCGCCCCGAAGCACAGATCTCGCTACAAACCGGTTTTATTATGCAGGGCGATACGCCAACCGAAGAGGTTATCAACACCAACAAAACCTGGAAAGGCATCCGCGATAAGGCTTTTAAACCGATTACCGGCATAGGCTGGCATCCCTATTATGTGGCCGGGCCGGGCGAGCGCTTAGATCTGAACGCATCTGTAAAGGGTTGGGACAAACCGGATTTTGACGATAGCGCATGGAAAAACGCTGTCCGCATTGATGCCGGTAATCCAAAAGGTACCGTAAATGCTTTTGGATGGATGCTGGTGCCAACGCCAATCCCATCAATGGAAATGAAACTGCAGCGGATCGAAAAGCTTCGTAAAGCCGATGGCGTTACGGTTCCTGCTTCATTCCCTGCAACGCAAACAGCCGTTACTATACCGGCAAATACTACGGCAACTTTAATACTCGATCAAGCTTATTTAACCAACGCTTTTGTTACCCTCAATTTTAGTAAAGGAAAGAACGCGGGCATCGGCATCAGCTATACCGAATCGTTATTTAAAACCTTAACCGGCCCCGAGGGGCATGTAAAAGGCAACAGGAACGATGTTGATGGGAAAATATTTGCAGGCAGGAGGGATAGCATTATTGCCGATGGTGCATCCGGTAATAGTTTTACCACATTAACCTGGCGAACTTTCCGCTATATCGAACTAAAAATAACTACCCAAAACGAGCCATTGATTATTGACGATATCTACGGAACCTTCACCGGCTACCCTTTCCGGATGAATGCCAAACTGGAAACCGGCAACCCCGAGATCCAACAGATGCTGGATATCGGCTGGCGCACCGCCCGCCTTTGCGCCGCCGAAACCTATATGGATTGCCCATATTACGAGCAGTTACAATACGTGGGTGATACGCGTATCCAGGCTCTTGTATCATTTTACAACAGCGGCGACGACAGGTTGGTACGCAATGCCATTAACCTGATGGACCGTTCCCGCCTGGCCGAGGGCGTAACGCTGAGCCGTCACCCCTCATTTTCGCCACAGGTAATCTCTACGTTTTCGTTATGGTATATCGGCATGTTGCATGATTACTGGATGTACCGCCCCGATAGCCTTTTTATAAAAGATAAACTGGCCGGCACACGCGATGTGCTCAACTTCTTCTCTAAATATCAACAGGCCGACGGCTCTTTAAAAAATACCCCATACTGGACATTTGTTGATTGGGTAAACGATAAAGGCTGGGATTTTGGCCAGGCCCCCAAAAGCGCGAAAGGAACATCGGCAATTTTAGATCTGCAATTGATGTGGGCCTATCAGCAAGCCGCCCAAATGGAGGCTAAAATGGGCATGCCGGTTTTTGCCGCTTTGTATAAGGCCAAAGCCGCGCAGTTAAAAGCAACCATTCAGCGTAAATATTGGGATGCAGGCAAAAAACTTTACGCCGATACCGAGGATAAACAGCTGTTTTCGCAGCATACCAATTCAATAGCCCTGTTAACCGGGATGCTTAACTCTACCGGCGAACATGACCTTGCTTTGAAATTATTGAACGATACTTCGATCACCAAATGTACCATCTACTTTAAATACTATTTACATCAAGCTTTGGTTAAAGGAGGTTTGGGCGATGATTACCTCAACTGGCTCAGCATTTGGCGTGATAATATTGAAATGGGCCTCACCACCTGGGCCGAGATCTCTGATTTGGATCACAACCGGTCTGATTGCCACGCCTGGGGAGCAAGCCCGAACATTGAGTTTTACCGAACAGTTTTAGGAGTGGATACCTATGCGCCGGGCTTTAGCAAAATAAAGATCGAGCCGCATTTGGGGACGATCAAAAATATAAGCGGTGAAGTGCCGCATCCTAATGGAAAAGTGGTTGCCAAATACGCATTGGTTAACGGCAAGTGGAATGTGAACGTTGATCTACCTAAAAACACAACAGGCATATTTGTATGGAAAGGGAAAACTTTTCAGCTTAAAACAGGTAGT